In uncultured Bacteroides sp., one genomic interval encodes:
- a CDS encoding polysaccharide biosynthesis/export family protein → MNQRNYSFLLLLAIVCFSSCSSYKNVPYLKESEKFTTEDYAKSAVLYDARIMPKDLLTITVSTITNPEDAYPFNLTVPSPISAAKNITTQPAMQTYLVDNDGKVNFPVLGLMKLSGLTKTEAENLLKSKLKEYLKEDPIVTVRLTNYKVSVIGEVNRPNTYTVENEKINIFEALALAGDLTVYGKRDNVKIIREMEDGQKKVVVLSLNDKNIIFSPYFYLQQNDVVYIQPNKAKAQGSDIGSMTSILISTTSILVSLAGLIVTILK, encoded by the coding sequence ATGAACCAAAGAAATTACAGTTTTCTTTTATTGTTAGCTATAGTATGTTTTTCTTCATGTTCTTCTTATAAGAATGTACCTTATTTGAAGGAATCGGAAAAGTTTACTACTGAGGATTATGCAAAAAGTGCAGTTCTTTATGATGCACGAATTATGCCCAAAGACTTGCTGACAATAACAGTTAGTACTATAACTAATCCGGAAGATGCTTACCCATTTAATCTAACAGTTCCGTCTCCCATTTCAGCTGCTAAGAATATTACAACTCAGCCTGCAATGCAAACATATTTGGTAGATAATGACGGTAAAGTAAATTTTCCGGTTCTTGGACTAATGAAATTAAGTGGATTAACCAAGACTGAAGCTGAAAATTTACTTAAATCTAAATTGAAAGAATATTTAAAAGAAGATCCAATAGTTACTGTTCGCCTAACAAACTATAAAGTATCTGTAATTGGTGAGGTGAATCGTCCCAATACTTATACTGTAGAGAATGAAAAAATAAATATATTTGAAGCATTGGCTTTAGCTGGTGATCTTACCGTATATGGTAAAAGAGATAATGTTAAGATTATCCGTGAGATGGAAGACGGCCAGAAAAAAGTTGTTGTGCTTAGCTTGAATGATAAAAACATAATTTTTTCCCCATATTTTTATCTTCAGCAGAATGATGTTGTATATATACAACCCAATAAAGCCAAAGCTCAAGGATCTGATATTGGTTCTATGACAAGCATTTTAATATCCACGACTTCAATACTAGTTTCATTAGCCGGATTGATAGTTACTATTCTTAAATAA